The following coding sequences lie in one Paenibacillus durus ATCC 35681 genomic window:
- the cas4 gene encoding CRISPR-associated protein Cas4 → MPDYNEDDYLLLSGIQHFNFCRRQWALIHVEQQWEENVRTLEGTYVHRIADQPHLREKRGNKLIVRALPVHSGTLGITGICDVVEFVRDPAGIPLSGEEGLYLPYPVEYKRGKPKKNDSDRSQLIAQLMCLEEMLACDLSLGYLYYNETKHRVEVPVTLSDREQVKAVLQEMHHYFAKKHTPKAKAGPHCQSCSLHNVCLPEMLKKRSVASYIESRLSE, encoded by the coding sequence ATGCCGGATTATAACGAAGATGACTATTTGCTGCTCTCGGGGATTCAGCATTTCAACTTCTGCCGCAGACAGTGGGCGTTGATACATGTTGAACAACAATGGGAAGAGAATGTCCGCACGCTGGAAGGTACATACGTTCATCGAATTGCGGATCAACCTCATCTTCGTGAAAAAAGAGGGAACAAACTGATCGTGCGCGCATTGCCCGTTCATTCCGGGACGCTGGGCATTACGGGGATATGTGACGTGGTGGAGTTTGTACGAGATCCGGCGGGAATACCGCTTTCGGGGGAGGAAGGTCTGTATCTTCCGTATCCGGTTGAATACAAACGGGGCAAGCCTAAGAAGAACGATTCGGACCGCTCCCAGTTGATTGCCCAACTGATGTGTCTGGAGGAAATGCTGGCCTGCGATCTTTCACTCGGCTATCTCTACTATAATGAAACCAAGCACCGGGTCGAAGTACCCGTTACTCTGTCAGACCGTGAGCAAGTCAAGGCGGTTTTGCAGGAAATGCATCATTATTTTGCGAAAAAGCATACACCGAAGGCAAAAGCAGGGCCGCACTGTCAAAGCTGCTCCCTGCATAACGTGTGCCTGCCGGAGATGCTGAAGAAGCGGTCCGTTGCGAGCTATAT